A region from the Corylus avellana chromosome ca7, CavTom2PMs-1.0 genome encodes:
- the LOC132187005 gene encoding uncharacterized protein LOC132187005 isoform X2, whose product MAIDAIEAPSLPPSHFSQQRHFYLAVDRLRFKMETLVDLLGVVGRRHSLPTVVCCSSRDELDAVCSAVSNLPFISLSPLYSDLAEAERALVLEKFRQATMNWNQNVSVQSGDDSEIGKDEQKSHMIVVTDVCLPLLASGELPISARVLINYELPTKKSYAVCMGWVVTFFPMLCVPGL is encoded by the exons TCAACAACGCCATTTCTACCTAGCCGTGGACAGGCTCCGATTCaaaatg GAGACGTTGGTAGACTTGTTGGGCGTGGTGGGACGGCGTCACTCCCTGCCGACGGTCGTGTGCTGCAGCTCGCGCGACGAGCTTGACGCCGTATGCTCCGCCGTCTCCAACCTCCCCTTTATCTCTCTATCCCCTCTG TACAGTGACCTTGCTGAAGCAGAACGTGCTCTAGTTTTGGAGAAATTTCGGCAAGCCACAATGAACTGGAACCAAAATGTCAGTGTGCAATCAGGAGATGACAGTGAAATTGGAAAAGATGAACAAAAGTCTCATATGATAGTTGTGACTGATGTTTGTCTCCCACTTCTTGCTTCTGGGGAGTTGCCCATTTCTGCTCGTGTTCTGATAAATTATGAGTTACCAACAAAGAAG TCATATGCAGTATGCATGGGTTGGGTTGTGACCTTTTTTCCCATGTTGTGTGTGCCCGGCTTGTAG
- the LOC132187005 gene encoding ATP-dependent RNA helicase eIF4A isoform X1 yields MAIDAIEAPSLPPSHFSQQRHFYLAVDRLRFKMETLVDLLGVVGRRHSLPTVVCCSSRDELDAVCSAVSNLPFISLSPLYSDLAEAERALVLEKFRQATMNWNQNVSVQSGDDSEIGKDEQKSHMIVVTDVCLPLLASGELPISARVLINYELPTKKETYMRRMATCLAADGIVINMVVGGEVVTLKNIEESSSLVIAEMPINISEIL; encoded by the exons TCAACAACGCCATTTCTACCTAGCCGTGGACAGGCTCCGATTCaaaatg GAGACGTTGGTAGACTTGTTGGGCGTGGTGGGACGGCGTCACTCCCTGCCGACGGTCGTGTGCTGCAGCTCGCGCGACGAGCTTGACGCCGTATGCTCCGCCGTCTCCAACCTCCCCTTTATCTCTCTATCCCCTCTG TACAGTGACCTTGCTGAAGCAGAACGTGCTCTAGTTTTGGAGAAATTTCGGCAAGCCACAATGAACTGGAACCAAAATGTCAGTGTGCAATCAGGAGATGACAGTGAAATTGGAAAAGATGAACAAAAGTCTCATATGATAGTTGTGACTGATGTTTGTCTCCCACTTCTTGCTTCTGGGGAGTTGCCCATTTCTGCTCGTGTTCTGATAAATTATGAGTTACCAACAAAGAAG GAAACATATATGAGGCGCATGGCAACTTGTCTGGCAGCAG ATGGGATTGTAATCAATATGGTTGTTGGGGGTGAAGTGGTCACCCTCAAAAACATAGAAGAAAGCAGCAGTCTTGTCATAGCAGAAATGCCCATAAAT ATCTCTGAGATTTTGTGA